Proteins found in one Dermacentor silvarum isolate Dsil-2018 chromosome 8, BIME_Dsil_1.4, whole genome shotgun sequence genomic segment:
- the LOC125947634 gene encoding uncharacterized protein LOC125947634, protein MVRTVKELFKKSPDWPLALLAYRNAPGVTGYSPAQLLMGRSLRTRLPVPMAALLPEPPNAADFHRRDTTQRRRQRQDFDRRHAAQDLRPLEEGERVWIRDTDCAGTVLSPAQRPRSYVVQTDAGALVRNRRHLVPQQSPSSGGLDLGSSSPRTRGSESLPQTPTRPEPVCSSPTPRALTPLPVASPPVAPATPSRPPGSVVRTRSGRCVRPPVRLNL, encoded by the coding sequence atggtgcggacggttaaggaactcttcaagaagtctccggactggcctttggccctcttggcataccgcaacgcacctggcgtgaccgggtacagccctgctcagctgctcatggggcgcagcctcaggactcgccttccggtccccatggccgcgttgcttccagaaccacctaacgctgccgacttccaccggcgtgacactacccaacgacgtcgccagcgtcaagattttgaccgtcgacatgctgcacaagatttgcggcccctggaggagggagagagagtgtgGATTCGCGACACAGATTGTGCTGGCACTGTTCTTAGCCCAGCGCAGCGTCCACGCTCCTACGTGGTCCAGACGGATGCAGGTGCTCTCGTCCGCAACCGGAGACATCTGGTTCCGCAGCAGTCTCCGTCATCAGGTGGTCTAGACCTCGGCAGCTCCAGTCCACGGACACGAGGATCTGAAAGCCTGCCACAGACTCCAACTCGCCCAGAGCCTGTGTGCAGCAGTCCAACTCCCAGGGCACTTACTCCTCTACCAGTTGCATCGCCACCGGTTGCCCCGGCTACTCCCTCAAGACCGCCTGGGTCAGTTGTACGCACTCGGTCTGGACGTTGTGTTAGGCCGCCGGTGCGGCTGAACTTGTAG